tggggggggggtcaaccccctgaacattttgagcattaaatacttcatttcctgcattctggtgaatttgtatgcacctatttctacctttttctgaatcaatatgctggaaatatctttatgtaaagggaaacatagattataatcaaaatctaaaaacataatggaatatttagcagtaaggctctgaggcattctgtattgctttcatctatttattctcctgtagatcaacttttctaattatatctgagtcagcacacatgtagcctctaGAGGCATCAtgtactcctccctcctcttttgcttcttttgttggggaagtaacctccttaaatgtgcatatgacaattatttacctcaatgatacattattcattttaatttattaataaactcctggactgtaatatttcaggtgtttgagcaagatttctgctcatgtccaaaactttgtgcacattcacattcaaatatatctcatcccatctgtgtcctctgagatttggaggagtcgtgatattttgagaaaaataaagtgataataggctattacaagaataaagtcactatatttcagaaaataatctacctgcaccatagcctgctgtgcattacgtgattgctctgctgatacggtagatctcagaccgtctgacagactcagagccccgtttgggtctctggtctctgaatgagacaaagtttagggaagtggctgtacgttactctacatcggaggtggaaaaccaaaactacggcagaaatacacggagcacaaacgggacacatctaccgcagcatgtcgacagcagagcgcatccataaacctgaacctgcacagctttttacagcgagagtggacactaagcgacgtccggtttcatatttgtcagtcaacttttcaaaatacattcggggctgaagccccggcaaaatcagCTGATGCCGCGTCTGTCAGTGGAAACAATGAGGCCACGCTTTTAATGCGCAGAGGTGTTGGATGCGGGGctgcactgcagagagaaataaacgcaagtcgaCCTCCACCTGCAGCCAAACCCGCACTCACACAAGTaggtggaggtgaaggggaTTAGGACTTTCATAGCCTTAGTGGAGATCTGGGGGAACTCGCTCTCCACAGACAACCGTAACGCGTGATGGACATTTCTCCCGGTCTCTgtcacactgcagcagaggagcagcagaggaccccgaccaggtgaaacctaactttaactcaggatcatatttcCTTTCCTCATATTTTTTTGCTGGGTCCAGTCTCCTCCCTTAATGCTGACTTCTGTTGACTTGGGACAAGAAAACGATGCACTTTAAAGctaatacacgcacgcacaattaCAGATACCAATAGAGCTGCATAGTTATTTTTTCTTCACGTGTCGCGCCTCCCCTGTGGCTCTTTGGCGCCCCCCAGGGGAGGCGCGCCTCACCTATTGAGAACCCCTGagctaaaccacagccgcaacttgcactgctgttaaaatgcaacttcaaccctcggatataacggtaatcacgtagcgattttactgtatctaaacatctgtctgtgtgttcgaccttttgaaatacttagatcaggtgtgttactgtgcaggtaatatccgaggagcatctggcatgattgtgagttctcctgaaccagactgagaccatttaaaggctcaggaaccctttgcaggtgtttgggttaattagctgattagagtgggacactttgagcctaaaatattgaatcttttcacaatattcaaattttctgagggttttcataaactgtaagccatagtcatcaaaatgataacaaatacaggcttgaaatatctcgctttgcatgtaataagtctatataattacttttaccttttaagttgaattactgaaataaatgaacttttgcacaatattctaatttttcgagtttcacctgtatgcttctggttcacctgttaattgttaaagcaaaatcgcccctttgtacatttggttgtgactgaattcttgctgttaatatgaaagtccataacgaaacaacacaccattctacttttgagggctaaattaaatgaaatatggctcgttttccgtttgaacacattgtcatcaatattaacaaggtttaaaatgacccatttttcaaatttggatatcatttcaaaatcagaaatcagtagtaactacatgaaaacttcactgttgcatgaaatatcgtttgtttagcctacatcatcagtttctatctaatgtgaatcaagaggctctatcagcttcgctaccttttttttttttttgtcttcaaaaaactttattattcaagtacagatccataaacacattgaaaacattaaatgcatacatacatacacgaaaaaggggcgcattaaatttacattaaagaggttgtaaggcattgtaaatgttcagagtccggatggctttcttatttgtcagtccttttttaaggttttaaaatataatttcatgtcatttttaaattggtgactagcctattcggttttctttcagatcatttacatttatagatataaaattttcaaataaaattaaaagattcaaaataaaaaacatgtcatttatccaaataattttcttcatagtaaaaaaattctaccaggctgtcttggtcatggatgtattaagagaacggtcttggtccgttaaatgactgacttggatgtgggcggggcttgatgtcaagccccgccttcccgcagactgcagcgagatgtactTGGGCTGGGGGGGGGAGGCGGAGATTGCAACACGTTGCAGGTGTGTGAGCCAAACACACCCAGAGAAGGTATATAAGCTCTGGGTTTCCATCTCAAAGTCACCCTGCTACCTGCTACTGCTGCACGTTCAACTTTATCTGATCATCACAACAAGGTACGACTCTCAGTCCTGACTTTCATCATAGCAACAGATGTTTTAATTCATATCTACAGAAAAGAGTTTACATCTGTTCTTTATCACAATGCCTTGTTTCTGTAAAACGTGCTAACTTTATTTAATCTTCCTCTATCAACAAATAGCATTGCTGCAATTACAATGATTGaaattgtcattttcattttgtattttagttCACATTTTGCGTAACTTCATTAATAAGCTATCATTAATATACTGCGTCTCTACCCAGATGGAATCAGGTCTTCATTTCATGGtggtcctgtgtttgaccagTGGACTGTGGACTGGAGCAAATGTAAGTCATACGCACACTaaaacatttactttacaaaGATCTTTGGTTTTATAACACCTTAACTTTTACATTAAACCAGTCTTGTGAGAGTTCTTCCAGCCCAACATCATGTTTGTGAACATGActgatattaataatattaaaatgtgaatgttttaatatattgcaaataaaaagaaagtaaactacaaaacacatttcaatcAAAACTCAATCTTgtcatgtgtatttttttaaactctaaGGGTTAAATACTAAAGATCATTACTTTATGTTTACAGGCAGAGAATAAGACAGCATCAGGTTGGTACTTCTCATAATGGTGGAGGTGAAAGACTGGAGTATGTACTTTGTGATTGCACTTTTGGTTATTTTAAAGTCTATAAAAATGATTTTAGGATTGCTCGAGATCAAAGCAGGTCCTATTTGGGAGGCTGTCCATAAAGATTGTGCTGAGGGACACTATTCTCAGACCTCCCTGGCTTTGGACAATTGGAGGCTCTTTACATGATTGTCCTTCTAATCATCTACATTTGTGTTATAGATGACTGGCCTAAACTATGCCCTCCTGGTTGGACTGAGTCTGACCAAAAGTGTTACATATTCCACTCCAGTAAAATGGACTGGGCTGATGCAGAGGTACGTTTTGAAATTATATCAGTTATATATAATAGTTTGATAAGTGCCGGCTTGTCTTCCGTTGGAACAATTTGATTATAGATTTAGCCTACATATTTTTTGGGAGGCGTTAGGGACCTGGATAATGGATAGGGGGGCGCTGGcacaaaaaaggttgagaaccactggtccgTCACTATGTCGTGACACATCATTCAATCATTGGCTATGTGCCCAGCGGAACGaaccagaggagctgaaatGAAGTAGTAAAGTTAGTTAAGAAAAAACTAAACGTGgctagtggaaaatctgattggctggtagcTTTAGAAAATCAACTAGCTGGTGatcaaaaacattaatttaaagccctggttaTAACCGACCCACTGTAAGTGGGATACGCTCTAAACCAGCAGTTCAGACAGACAACTCACACATAAATCTAACAATGCAATGGCAGTTCAGTAACATCCCTGCAGCTGTGGTCTTGAATCCTCTATTATCTGTGACCGAGACAAGACTAAGTAAAAATAAGGGTTGATTCCAAGACGAGACCTTCagaaagtggtcttgagaccaagactGATCTCAGGTACTACAGCACTGGCTCATGTAGTAATGTTAGGAAGCCACCAGCATTCTCTGTCACATTATCACTTTGGGCCCTATTTCAGCGCTCTAAGCGCACGgagtgaagcgcctggcgcaggtgcatttagggcctagtgtccaaatccacttttgctagtttaacggcagataaaagggtctgtgcaccgggcgcatggttctaaagggttgtacttagtgtcttcattaatcagaggtgtgttttgggcgtaacatgcaataaaccaatcagatcatttcccattccctttaaaagccaggtgcgtttggaccttggagcattgctattatgatggaggatttgctgagcaggaatatctttatttttaatcttctgcatgtgtgtgctgctgcatgTCCCTGTGtatgtaacaagcatagtgtgcgcacattttactaatgtgctgtttaaagcagccatattatgctcattttcaggttcataattgtattttaaggttgtaccagaataggtttacatggtttaattttctaaaaacaccatatttttgttgtactgcaccgctctctctcactgctgcagatcctcttttcagctggtctgttttagctacagagtgagacctcttcttctgtactatatttgattgcactgcacatgcccagtagctcagatgtagatcatgtcagctagctagctccatagacagtaaaagaggctgtttctacaactttggtcagttacaaggcaggattagctgggagacttctaaatgagggcgcacatggaagtagttcttttgtagattatggtgaacttgtgtgttgtagcagtgctttgctattgagaacgaggtagcatgctagcgttagcatgctagcgttagccatagcgttagcatgctaacgctacgagctaatggttgcggttagcctgctcgtgccgattttgaacagctcacccagagactgaaggcaggacacattcagaaaccgtatctcactctaaacagcatgggtggatttttttcgaagtttgtatgtgtgtggaagcaccagagacacaacataacaccccaaatcccagaaagtgtttttttttttttttcataatatgggcactttaaataacaatgaaatgctgcgtcattgactttagaccaggtttttgttggtcaatggcgccatcactttccgctgcctcaagatagcaatacgcccagaatgcacctgaacacacctccctgtaagaccatgcattatttttttttctcactgtctTTTGTTGCTCTCCTTTATCAGCGTTTCTGCACTTCTATCGGTGGAAATCTGGCTTCCCTCCAAACTACAGAGGAGTACGAGTCTATCAGAGAGGTGATTCAGCTAGTGACTGGCACTGACACAAACATTTGGGTCGGAGGCTACGATGCAACAAAGGTGAGTCCAACCTTTCTTTACAGTACATGCTGTAACCAGTCTTTGAACATAACCGTAACACAACAAACTAAAATTTATAAATTAAGGCTGGatctgaaacaaacaaaataaatctccatgaaattccaaggcaaattccacgcaAGTATACTTATTGTAgcaataaacctttttttaaat
The genomic region above belongs to Sander lucioperca isolate FBNREF2018 chromosome 12, SLUC_FBN_1.2, whole genome shotgun sequence and contains:
- the LOC116034125 gene encoding galactose-specific lectin nattectin-like; the protein is MESGLHFMVVLCLTSGLWTGANAENKTASDDWPKLCPPGWTESDQKCYIFHSSKMDWADAERFCTSIGGNLASLQTTEEYESIREVIQLVTGTDTNIWVGGYDATKDGVWLWSDGSKFDFKGWGKVEPNGRAKENCMEINFNEQDYVNDTICSLKKSFFCSKPL